From Jeotgalibaca dankookensis, one genomic window encodes:
- the rlmH gene encoding 23S rRNA (pseudouridine(1915)-N(3))-methyltransferase RlmH, whose amino-acid sequence MNIKIIAVGKLKEKYLKQGIAEYVKRLGSYCKLEMIEVNDEKAPENLSEKEMELIKEKEGERILAKVSDQSYVFALAINGKQYESTAFADQINQLGIQGKSNITFIIGGSLGLSNQVLKRADQEISFGKLTFPHQLMRLVLVEQVYRAFRIMNGHAYHK is encoded by the coding sequence ATGAATATAAAGATTATTGCGGTTGGAAAATTGAAAGAAAAATATCTCAAACAAGGTATCGCCGAATATGTAAAACGTCTAGGTAGCTACTGTAAATTAGAAATGATTGAAGTTAACGACGAAAAAGCACCAGAAAACTTGAGTGAGAAAGAGATGGAACTGATTAAGGAAAAAGAAGGTGAACGGATTCTCGCAAAAGTTAGCGATCAAAGCTATGTCTTTGCTCTAGCAATTAACGGCAAACAATACGAATCAACCGCTTTTGCAGATCAAATCAACCAACTCGGCATTCAAGGAAAAAGTAACATTACCTTCATTATCGGTGGTTCACTCGGATTAAGCAACCAAGTCCTCAAACGTGCTGACCAAGAAATCTCCTTTGGCAAACTCACCTTCCCTCACCAGTTGATGCGACTAGTCTTAGTAGAACAGGTGTACCGAGCTTTTAGGATTATGAATGGACATGCGTATCATAAATGA
- a CDS encoding NAD(P)/FAD-dependent oxidoreductase, with protein MDLYAGNTYWNQTQPATSQFEKLKQDIHADVLIVGAGMSGTLCANVLSTRGLDVVVVEKKSVAYGSSVANTGMLQYCSDKSISQFAEDIGEEKAVLFYQMCLEAMDQLTELNRQLEGPTGYRLRDSINYASEEKDQERLMKDQKLFDKYGFPSEFLNRQELTERYQIDKAAALRTWHDAEVNPYQFIQSITKKNSEQGVTYYENTEVDLDQITTNSVQTVDGFVIHFNHLILGTGYTTIYPAIQDKCIQSRTYAFASAPITGDLWKDDVMVWETKRPYLYFRTTPDHRVIAGGRDEEINQVVEDPDKIRQINEEIAEEIETLFPHLNIDIEYVWNALFYGSKDGLPFIGADPSQANKYFLLGYEGNGTCYSMAGAVLLADLIEGKENPYQNLLRIDR; from the coding sequence ATGGATCTATATGCGGGGAATACATACTGGAATCAAACACAGCCGGCTACTTCTCAATTTGAAAAATTAAAGCAAGATATTCACGCGGATGTTTTAATAGTCGGAGCAGGGATGTCAGGTACTTTATGTGCCAATGTTTTATCTACTCGGGGACTGGATGTAGTTGTAGTAGAAAAAAAATCGGTTGCCTATGGAAGCAGTGTGGCTAACACAGGGATGTTACAATACTGTAGTGATAAGAGTATCAGTCAGTTTGCAGAAGATATTGGCGAAGAAAAGGCAGTGCTTTTTTATCAGATGTGTTTGGAAGCAATGGACCAGTTGACTGAACTTAACCGCCAATTGGAGGGTCCCACTGGTTACCGATTACGGGATAGTATTAATTATGCCAGTGAAGAAAAGGACCAAGAGAGATTGATGAAAGATCAAAAACTCTTTGATAAATACGGCTTTCCTTCTGAGTTTTTAAACCGGCAAGAACTAACAGAACGGTATCAGATCGATAAAGCCGCTGCCTTACGCACTTGGCACGATGCGGAAGTAAATCCCTATCAGTTTATTCAATCTATAACGAAAAAGAATAGTGAGCAAGGAGTCACTTACTATGAAAATACAGAGGTTGACCTTGATCAGATTACGACAAATTCTGTTCAAACTGTCGATGGTTTTGTTATCCACTTCAATCATTTGATTTTGGGTACAGGTTATACAACCATTTACCCCGCTATTCAAGATAAATGTATCCAATCGCGAACCTACGCTTTTGCTTCCGCTCCAATAACGGGAGATTTGTGGAAGGATGACGTGATGGTTTGGGAAACAAAACGACCTTACCTTTATTTCCGTACGACACCCGACCACCGGGTAATTGCTGGTGGTCGGGATGAAGAAATTAATCAAGTGGTAGAGGATCCCGACAAAATTCGCCAGATAAATGAAGAGATTGCAGAGGAAATTGAAACACTTTTCCCGCATTTAAATATCGATATCGAGTATGTTTGGAATGCTTTGTTCTATGGTTCAAAAGATGGGCTGCCTTTTATTGGGGCTGATCCGTCTCAAGCTAATAAATATTTTCTTCTCGGCTATGAAGGAAACGGGACGTGTTATTCAATGGCAGGAGCAGTTTTGTTAGCCGATTTGATAGAAGGAAAAGAGAATCCTTATCAGAATTTACTCCGAATCGATCGTTAA
- a CDS encoding YhgE/Pip domain-containing protein, translating into MFKREWKSIFKNKKMLAILLGISLIPSLYTVIFLSSMWNPYGKLADLPVAIVNLDKPIQFNDEELAIGDSLINGLKESDALDFHFVSQTEANSGLEKGDYYMTLTIPENFSENATTIMDEKPKQMVLDYETSTGRSYIASKLTSSAANEIKETISNEVTAIYAESIFNQLETVADGMGKAADGSKQLTDGAVEIKDGNQTVTSNLNTLAASTLIFKDGTETLNVGLQTYLDGVTQVDNGAVALNEGVETLTGKVPLLESAVQQLAQGSASLNDGSDALQTGLTSLVDNTATLSGGMGTLNESMAQLTQGSQLLVDGLERLNTTMTSQEQEEKLNQLKVGLDQMDAGLGTLNDQLQNSSISSELEGVMGQLSNLTGLVSATQIELENILVASEPTSNTSAIMTAIQESNANLSPEQAAAVEQIVSSQLQTIGAQQYASIQTIGAGLSSLSSLNDIDASAISNQILALQVGVSELAAGYDRIYGGTYALMDGFNEIGTNSQALLSGAESLQNGLRKAQTGTQTLSDGLTQLLGGSQQLADGSSELLDGSSRLNSGLQTLNNQTGVLAAGANDLQNGTRALVTGTNLLVEKAPELTDGANKLTDGAEKINEGSSQLADGSTKLGDGLFSLVDGTAELNKKLANGSKALNEVNPSDDTYEVMAQPVISRQSERAPIANNGTGMAPYMMSVALFVGAISLNLMYDVFTPNKYPKSSLSWWASKLSVVGAVGILQSLIMVTLLVNVNGLETLSLGKTLFVTIVTALTSISIVMLFNLLFDKVGSFLMLIFLVLQLSGSGGTYPIQLSNNFFKAIHPFLPITYSIDAYRNVFGIGGSVQSDMFVLIGIFVVVNLFIILFYTVKRQKMDQENFESFSLF; encoded by the coding sequence ATGTTTAAAAGAGAATGGAAATCAATCTTTAAAAATAAAAAAATGCTCGCTATCCTTCTAGGAATTAGTTTAATTCCTTCTTTATATACGGTTATCTTTTTAAGTTCTATGTGGAATCCTTACGGGAAATTAGCAGATTTGCCTGTTGCAATCGTCAATTTAGATAAACCCATTCAGTTTAATGATGAAGAGTTAGCCATTGGAGATTCTTTAATAAATGGATTAAAGGAATCTGATGCTTTGGACTTTCATTTTGTATCACAAACAGAAGCAAATTCTGGATTAGAAAAAGGGGACTATTACATGACCTTGACGATCCCAGAAAATTTTTCTGAGAATGCAACAACTATTATGGATGAAAAACCTAAGCAGATGGTCTTAGATTATGAAACAAGTACTGGACGTAGCTACATCGCTTCCAAGCTCACTTCATCGGCCGCTAATGAAATTAAAGAAACGATTTCTAACGAAGTAACAGCTATTTATGCCGAGTCTATATTTAATCAACTTGAAACGGTAGCAGATGGTATGGGGAAAGCCGCAGATGGTTCTAAACAATTAACGGATGGCGCCGTCGAAATTAAAGATGGTAATCAAACGGTTACAAGCAATTTGAATACTTTAGCCGCTAGTACGTTAATATTTAAAGATGGTACTGAAACCTTAAACGTTGGCTTACAAACCTATTTAGATGGAGTAACGCAAGTAGATAATGGTGCGGTTGCACTGAATGAAGGTGTAGAAACCTTAACAGGGAAAGTCCCTCTTTTAGAATCGGCTGTCCAACAATTAGCTCAAGGTTCAGCAAGCTTAAATGATGGGAGTGACGCCTTACAAACAGGTCTTACTTCTCTCGTTGACAATACTGCTACTCTTTCAGGTGGGATGGGTACTCTCAATGAAAGTATGGCGCAATTAACGCAAGGTAGCCAGCTTTTAGTAGATGGTTTAGAGCGTCTAAATACCACTATGACAAGCCAAGAACAAGAAGAAAAATTAAACCAGTTAAAAGTTGGATTAGATCAAATGGATGCTGGGTTAGGAACGTTAAACGATCAATTACAAAATTCTTCTATATCTTCAGAGTTAGAAGGTGTAATGGGTCAACTAAGCAATCTCACTGGCTTAGTATCTGCCACGCAAATAGAACTAGAAAATATTCTAGTTGCGAGCGAACCGACTTCAAATACCAGCGCTATTATGACGGCTATCCAAGAGAGCAATGCTAATTTGAGTCCTGAACAAGCAGCTGCCGTTGAACAAATTGTTTCTTCTCAGTTGCAAACGATTGGCGCTCAACAATACGCCTCTATCCAAACCATTGGAGCTGGCTTATCAAGTCTCTCTTCCTTAAACGACATTGATGCCTCCGCAATTTCCAATCAAATTTTGGCCTTACAAGTGGGTGTCAGTGAATTAGCAGCCGGTTATGACCGTATTTACGGTGGCACCTACGCATTGATGGATGGCTTTAATGAGATTGGTACTAACAGCCAAGCCTTGTTATCAGGTGCTGAATCTCTACAAAATGGTTTAAGAAAAGCTCAAACTGGGACACAAACCCTGTCTGATGGGCTCACACAGCTTTTAGGTGGGTCACAACAATTAGCAGACGGTAGCAGTGAATTGCTTGATGGCAGTTCGCGTCTCAATTCTGGCTTACAAACGTTGAATAACCAAACAGGCGTACTTGCAGCAGGTGCAAATGATTTACAAAACGGAACACGAGCACTTGTTACAGGAACCAATCTGTTAGTTGAAAAAGCTCCCGAATTAACGGATGGGGCCAATAAACTAACCGATGGGGCTGAAAAAATTAATGAGGGATCAAGTCAATTGGCTGATGGGTCTACTAAACTTGGCGATGGTCTCTTCTCACTAGTAGATGGCACTGCTGAATTAAACAAAAAACTGGCTAATGGTAGCAAGGCCTTAAATGAAGTCAATCCATCAGACGATACCTACGAGGTTATGGCTCAACCCGTTATTTCTCGTCAAAGCGAGCGTGCACCCATTGCTAATAACGGGACCGGAATGGCACCTTATATGATGTCTGTAGCCTTATTTGTTGGGGCGATTAGTTTGAACTTGATGTATGACGTCTTTACCCCAAATAAATATCCAAAAAGTAGTCTCAGCTGGTGGGCAAGTAAACTATCTGTTGTTGGAGCAGTAGGAATTTTACAATCCTTAATCATGGTGACACTTTTAGTTAATGTAAATGGTCTAGAAACACTGTCGCTTGGAAAAACGCTATTTGTAACTATCGTAACGGCACTGACTTCTATTTCCATTGTTATGTTGTTTAATCTTTTATTTGATAAAGTAGGATCGTTCTTAATGTTAATCTTCCTAGTTCTTCAATTATCAGGTTCAGGTGGTACATACCCGATTCAATTATCAAATAATTTCTTTAAAGCGATTCACCCCTTCCTACCCATCACCTATTCGATTGATGCTTATCGAAACGTTTTTGGAATTGGCGGCAGCGTCCAATCAGATATGTTCGTTCTAATAGGGATTTTTGTAGTCGTGAATCTGTTCATTATCTTATTCTATACAGTGAAACGTCAAAAGATGGATCAAGAAAATTTTGAAAGCTTTTCATTATTTTAA